In Gammaproteobacteria bacterium, the following proteins share a genomic window:
- a CDS encoding putative baseplate assembly protein — translation MNEACGCCAGVEPLTPEPEANRPGLSAIVYRAGTYATFLETMIARLSTLALDVPMTPGSATLTRVRPLAALTTREPSDPSIALLDAWAIVADVLTFYQERIANEGYLPTAVERRSIVELAKLIGYRLRPGVSASVSLAFNAALDFNGVIPQGTRAQSIPSTGESAQYFETSDNLPARDTWNLLAPRVRRPQLITPPTSFFNVSEPIVTGADMLDTVYFGGTATQLKAGDALLFVFSGDDDQQFLRQVESVNPQGDDKRTEVMLSPVPLSLVNSVSLSGSLRSFIAKAAYLFPASDLAQEVAGILKTLINNVEANDVDPTVGGSDAANFIRGAIAQVRERRDIAVGREFTRVSAWLDHLLWTLEQLVRVAANGSLTEANDGDGEGPGGTIIKLVQSSLAPSPLGNLASIIAPLALSASVQPANAQRLLRPIAQSFSPQSDTAPRLLAALKPQAATTLYRAWTKVETPTNRVDVQAVRTKAALFAHNFAGKPTVTNGSTTFAAPTISSAWGVATDGKTSPPFVALDATYDQIKPGSWVVIDRPDTISAAGGLSVRTYHRVIALKTATMDAGANSGFTAKTTLLTLDPSWLGEMSTSNRQAFVNATPGLRGTIVYAQTEPLPLTEEPLDTDVEGDTIELDRVYDGLDAGRWIIVSGDRTDIPNVSAVSASELVMLAGVAQGARAPLSVDYPLAGTPFSTVYYTTNANAFGDRLVVGKLSDISILGADVETGFKSLHKSPLLPLPTVQNQQYRDQVQLAPGVYANAYVPTERERFGSFSDFAGLLVDPVTGVPFSNGNIADEIFDNGLFAWRIASQPLHTVLTLANALAYKYDTRTIKIYGNVVKATHGQTIGEVLGDGDTSQAFQKFPLRQSPLTYVSAPTPAGTASTLNVRVNEIDWHEADNIAAVGSRDRAFVTDTDDADVVTTIFGNGQHGARLPTGKGNIKATYRYGIGKGGNVRAWQISQLATHPLGVQGVINPLAATGGADRDTRDQARRNAPLAVIALDRLLSLRDYEDFAGNYAGIGKASANRLTDGRRQFVHLTVAGKDDIPIDRNSDLYRNLVASLELYGDPQLPVAVCIRRTKVLVIAASIQLLPDYHWEAVEPVVRAAVLGRFSFDSRELGQAAFLSEAIEVMQNIEGVSYVNVERFDSVAEDVTAAELAALADTLALNKFVPAELAKVNATMDLSTTADTCERILPAELVYMTPDVPETLNLKLI, via the coding sequence ATGAATGAAGCATGCGGCTGTTGCGCCGGCGTCGAGCCGCTGACGCCGGAACCGGAGGCGAATCGTCCTGGCTTAAGTGCGATCGTCTATCGCGCCGGGACCTACGCGACATTTCTCGAAACCATGATCGCGCGGTTGTCGACGCTTGCGCTCGACGTGCCGATGACGCCCGGCAGCGCAACGCTAACGCGCGTGCGGCCACTGGCGGCACTGACCACACGCGAGCCGAGCGATCCGTCGATCGCGTTGCTCGATGCGTGGGCGATCGTCGCAGACGTGTTGACGTTCTACCAAGAGCGCATTGCCAATGAAGGCTATTTGCCGACGGCGGTAGAGCGCCGTTCGATCGTCGAACTGGCCAAGCTCATCGGTTATCGGCTACGCCCGGGTGTGTCGGCGAGCGTAAGCCTGGCGTTCAACGCCGCGCTCGATTTTAACGGCGTCATCCCGCAAGGCACGCGTGCGCAAAGTATTCCCAGCACCGGCGAGAGCGCGCAGTATTTCGAGACCTCGGACAATTTGCCGGCGCGCGATACCTGGAATCTGCTCGCACCGCGCGTGCGGCGGCCGCAGCTCATCACGCCGCCGACCTCGTTTTTTAACGTCTCGGAGCCGATCGTGACCGGCGCCGATATGCTCGACACCGTCTACTTCGGCGGTACCGCCACCCAGCTCAAAGCGGGTGATGCGCTGCTATTCGTTTTCAGTGGCGACGACGATCAGCAGTTTTTACGCCAGGTCGAGTCGGTCAATCCGCAAGGCGACGACAAGCGCACCGAAGTCATGCTGTCGCCAGTGCCGCTATCGCTCGTCAACTCCGTCAGTCTGAGCGGCAGCTTGCGGTCTTTTATTGCTAAGGCGGCGTACCTTTTTCCCGCCAGCGATTTGGCGCAAGAGGTCGCCGGCATCCTGAAGACACTTATTAATAATGTCGAAGCCAACGATGTCGATCCTACCGTCGGCGGCAGCGACGCCGCCAACTTCATACGCGGCGCCATCGCTCAGGTACGCGAGCGGCGCGATATCGCCGTCGGCCGCGAGTTCACGCGGGTGTCGGCGTGGCTGGATCACTTGCTGTGGACATTGGAGCAATTGGTACGGGTCGCTGCGAACGGATCGTTGACCGAGGCCAACGACGGCGATGGCGAGGGGCCGGGCGGCACCATTATTAAGTTGGTGCAATCGTCGCTGGCGCCATCGCCGCTCGGGAATTTGGCGTCGATCATCGCGCCGCTGGCGTTGTCGGCGTCGGTGCAACCGGCGAATGCACAGCGGTTGTTGCGGCCGATCGCACAAAGTTTCTCGCCGCAGTCCGACACCGCACCGCGTCTGCTCGCTGCCCTCAAACCGCAAGCAGCAACGACGCTGTATCGCGCCTGGACCAAAGTCGAAACACCGACGAACCGCGTCGACGTGCAAGCGGTGCGAACGAAGGCGGCACTGTTCGCGCATAACTTTGCCGGTAAACCGACCGTCACCAACGGGTCGACCACGTTCGCGGCGCCGACGATCAGCAGCGCCTGGGGCGTTGCCACTGACGGTAAAACGTCGCCGCCGTTTGTTGCGCTCGATGCGACCTATGACCAAATCAAACCGGGAAGCTGGGTGGTGATCGACCGTCCGGATACGATAAGCGCAGCCGGTGGATTGAGCGTGCGGACTTATCATCGGGTGATAGCGCTAAAGACGGCGACCATGGACGCCGGTGCCAATTCCGGGTTCACCGCCAAAACGACATTGCTCACGCTCGATCCGTCGTGGCTCGGTGAGATGTCGACCAGCAATCGCCAAGCGTTCGTCAATGCCACGCCCGGTTTGCGCGGCACGATCGTTTACGCGCAGACCGAACCCTTGCCGCTAACGGAAGAGCCGCTCGATACCGACGTCGAAGGCGACACCATCGAGCTGGATCGCGTGTACGACGGACTCGATGCCGGACGTTGGATTATCGTGTCCGGCGACCGCACCGATATTCCGAACGTCAGCGCTGTCAGCGCCAGCGAGCTGGTAATGCTCGCCGGTGTCGCCCAAGGGGCGCGGGCACCGTTGTCGGTCGACTATCCGCTGGCCGGCACGCCGTTCTCGACGGTGTACTACACGACCAATGCCAACGCCTTCGGTGATCGACTGGTGGTCGGCAAGCTGTCGGACATCTCGATACTCGGCGCGGACGTGGAAACCGGGTTTAAGTCGTTGCATAAGTCGCCGCTGTTGCCGTTGCCGACGGTGCAGAATCAACAGTATCGCGATCAAGTGCAGCTTGCGCCCGGTGTTTACGCCAACGCCTACGTTCCGACCGAGCGCGAGCGCTTTGGGTCATTCAGCGACTTCGCCGGTTTGTTGGTCGATCCCGTTACCGGCGTTCCATTCAGCAATGGCAACATTGCCGATGAGATATTCGATAACGGCCTGTTCGCTTGGCGCATTGCCTCGCAACCGTTGCACACGGTGCTGACGTTGGCGAATGCGCTGGCGTACAAGTACGACACGCGCACCATCAAAATCTACGGCAACGTCGTCAAGGCCACGCACGGCCAAACCATCGGCGAAGTGTTGGGCGACGGCGATACCAGCCAGGCGTTTCAGAAATTCCCATTACGGCAATCGCCGCTCACCTATGTTTCTGCGCCGACGCCGGCGGGTACCGCCAGCACGCTTAATGTGCGCGTCAACGAAATCGATTGGCACGAGGCCGATAACATTGCCGCCGTCGGATCACGTGATCGCGCCTTCGTCACCGATACCGACGACGCCGACGTCGTCACCACCATTTTCGGTAACGGCCAACACGGCGCGCGCCTGCCGACCGGCAAGGGCAATATCAAAGCCACGTACCGCTACGGCATCGGCAAAGGCGGCAACGTGCGGGCATGGCAGATCAGCCAGCTCGCGACTCATCCGCTCGGCGTACAAGGCGTGATCAATCCGCTGGCGGCAACCGGCGGTGCCGATCGTGATACTCGCGATCAAGCACGACGCAACGCGCCGCTGGCGGTGATAGCGCTCGACCGCCTGTTGTCGCTGCGTGATTACGAAGACTTCGCCGGCAATTATGCCGGCATCGGCAAGGCCAGCGCGAATCGGTTGACTGACGGCCGCCGGCAATTCGTGCATCTGACAGTTGCCGGCAAGGACGATATCCCGATCGATCGCAATTCCGATCTATACCGCAATCTCGTGGCTTCGCTCGAGCTATACGGCGATCCACAGCTGCCAGTCGCCGTCTGCATTCGTCGCACCAAGGTGCTGGTGATTGCGGCGTCGATCCAGTTGCTGCCGGACTATCACTGGGAAGCGGTCGAGCCGGTCGTGCGTGCGGCGGTGCTCGGTCGGTTCAGCTTTGACAGCCGCGAGTTGGGTCAGGCGGCGTTCTTGAGTGAAGCCATCGAAGTTATGCAAAACATCGAAGGCGTGTCGTATGTCAATGTCGAGCGCTTCGATTCGGTGGCCGAGGACGTCACTGCTGCCGAGCTGGCGGCGCTGGCAGATACGTTGGCGTTGAACAAATTTGTACCGGCGGAGTTGGCGAAAGTGAATGCGACGATGGACCTGTCGACGACTGCCGATACTTGTGAACGCATTTTGCCGGCGGAGTTAGTTTACATGACGCCGGATGTACCCGAGACGCTGAACTTGAAACTGATTTAG
- a CDS encoding LysM peptidoglycan-binding domain-containing protein codes for MNLSFPNFDPVQALLSQTALKNSLFSANSRYYGLEPLTITRHGTIVAYIPRRFVPSPSRFQLLQEHTVVQGERLDNIAGQYLGDPTLFWRLCDANNALRPEALTETPGRRLRITLPEGIVGNAL; via the coding sequence ATGAACCTATCGTTTCCCAATTTCGATCCGGTGCAAGCACTGCTCAGCCAGACCGCGCTAAAGAATTCGTTGTTCAGCGCCAACAGCCGTTACTACGGCCTCGAACCGTTGACGATCACGCGGCACGGCACGATCGTGGCTTATATACCGCGCCGATTCGTGCCGTCGCCGTCGCGCTTTCAACTGTTGCAGGAACACACCGTCGTACAGGGCGAGCGACTGGACAACATCGCCGGCCAGTACCTCGGTGACCCGACATTGTTCTGGCGGTTGTGCGACGCCAACAATGCTTTGCGTCCGGAAGCGTTGACGGAAACGCCGGGCCGCCGTTTGCGCATCACTTTGCCCGAAGGAATCGTCGGTAACGCCTTATGA
- a CDS encoding baseplate assembly protein yields MTTAGQKYYGIYRGTVVNNIDPLQTGRIMAIVPDVGGITPSTWAMPSMPFTGKQSGAFMVPQIGSGVWIQFEAGDCDRPVWTGGWWGNAAEVPALALAGVPGDPNIVMQTTLQNSLVISDLPGPTGGIMLKSTTGATIIVNDTGIYIQNGKGASIVMVGPTVTVNNGALVVV; encoded by the coding sequence ATGACAACGGCTGGCCAAAAGTACTACGGCATTTATCGCGGCACGGTGGTAAACAACATCGATCCGTTACAGACCGGTCGCATCATGGCGATCGTGCCCGATGTCGGCGGGATCACGCCGTCGACCTGGGCGATGCCGAGCATGCCGTTCACCGGCAAACAATCGGGCGCGTTCATGGTGCCGCAGATCGGTTCCGGCGTGTGGATCCAATTCGAAGCCGGCGATTGCGATCGACCGGTGTGGACCGGCGGTTGGTGGGGCAACGCCGCTGAAGTACCGGCGCTCGCGCTCGCCGGTGTGCCGGGCGATCCGAACATCGTCATGCAGACGACGTTGCAGAACTCGCTGGTCATCAGCGATCTGCCCGGTCCTACCGGCGGCATCATGCTGAAGAGCACGACCGGGGCGACGATCATCGTCAACGACACCGGCATTTATATTCAGAACGGCAAGGGCGCTAGCATCGTGATGGTCGGGCCGACGGTGACGGTGAATAACGGGGCGTTGGTGGTGGTGTAG
- a CDS encoding putative baseplate assembly protein, giving the protein MNSTELTCRNDRRRHDVRQAPLFGLDFVEVDLSADHATLEIFFLGKAPPQIQLANVRITGGRRLRDLWVKEIHVHRQEDPTLDDYLEVVVTPAGDASTYTLRLVKLDADGHPTDDPMDDFDPRYAEVDFTFRAGCPTDLDCKTPATCPPPQREQPDINYLAKDFDSFRQLILDRLALTMPDWRETHAPDIGVALVEVLAYAGDYLSYYQDAVATEAYLGTARQRISVRRHARLVDYFMHEGCNARAWVTIATDIDAVLDARNIFFVAGLPSPDMRLLQADQFAQLAPGQYELFESLVKDATSPIQLYAAHSEIHFYTWGDCACCLPVGATSAALIDQWVSVNPVPSSPTLLPGGEGRTNPSPVGRGVGVREAVAVGDENAPPGTKRALNLQVGDVLIFEEIVGPTTGNPADADPRHRQAVRLTKVTRTVDPLYHPYREDYGQPLVDIEWCSEDALTFPLCISATLPAPDCDCRANLSVARGNVILVDSGFTIGESLGEVPAASRTDRCATACEPPDSLNTPAKFQPILAQRPLTFAQPLPDCGCAVTFGRQDPRLALPRIWLIGTQPSAQGAVVTSWTAKQDLLSSGGTDPHFVVEMDDDGYAHLRFGDGNLGARPNAGTAFQASYRLGNGAAGNVGADAIRCIVFRQMTDGIGNLQPRNPLPARGGTVRESVEDVKMFAPFAFRNVLERAITAADYAALVADNARRLSERPALLAAANALPLTTLAPHDQPHDPRAAIEEEPGEAGGLDTDACLIPFQPLQGARGTLRWNGSWYEALVAVDPVGRSGGDEIDDELLNEIDGYLQPYRRIGHDLDVRRAEYVPIDLVLSVCVKPSYQRGHVESALLDVFSNRVLADGRLGFFHPDSLSFGVDIYISRIVAAAQAVAGVLEVHVSQLERFDPGEPVPDMNDELPADGKLALGPFEIARLDNDPSFPENGRLLLMLRGGR; this is encoded by the coding sequence ATGAACAGTACCGAATTGACCTGCCGCAACGATCGCCGCCGCCACGACGTGCGCCAAGCGCCGCTGTTCGGTCTCGATTTCGTCGAAGTCGATCTCAGTGCCGACCATGCCACGCTGGAGATTTTCTTCCTCGGCAAAGCACCGCCGCAAATTCAGCTCGCCAATGTCCGTATAACCGGCGGCCGCCGCCTCCGCGACCTGTGGGTGAAAGAAATCCACGTGCATCGTCAAGAAGATCCAACGCTCGACGATTATCTCGAAGTCGTTGTGACGCCCGCTGGCGATGCCTCGACCTACACGCTGCGCTTGGTGAAGCTCGACGCTGACGGTCATCCGACCGATGATCCGATGGACGATTTCGACCCACGTTATGCCGAAGTCGATTTCACGTTCCGCGCCGGCTGCCCGACCGATCTCGATTGTAAAACGCCGGCCACCTGTCCACCGCCGCAGCGCGAGCAGCCGGACATTAATTATCTTGCCAAGGACTTCGACAGCTTTCGCCAGCTCATCCTCGATCGCCTGGCGCTGACGATGCCGGACTGGCGTGAGACGCACGCGCCCGATATTGGCGTCGCGCTGGTCGAGGTGTTGGCATACGCCGGTGATTACCTGAGTTACTACCAGGATGCGGTCGCCACCGAGGCATACCTCGGCACAGCGCGCCAACGTATTTCGGTACGCCGACATGCGCGGTTGGTGGATTATTTTATGCACGAAGGTTGTAACGCGCGCGCGTGGGTGACGATCGCAACCGATATCGATGCGGTGCTCGACGCGCGCAATATTTTCTTTGTCGCCGGGTTGCCGTCGCCTGATATGCGCCTGTTGCAGGCGGATCAGTTCGCGCAGCTAGCGCCCGGTCAGTACGAGTTGTTTGAGTCGTTAGTAAAGGATGCAACGTCGCCGATTCAGTTGTACGCCGCACATAGCGAGATTCATTTTTATACCTGGGGCGATTGTGCGTGCTGCCTGCCGGTTGGCGCGACGTCGGCGGCGTTGATTGATCAATGGGTGTCGGTCAATCCTGTTCCCTCATCCCCAACCCTGCTCCCGGGGGGAGAAGGGAGAACAAACCCCTCTCCCGTTGGGAGAGGGGTAGGGGTGAGGGAGGCAGTTGCTGTCGGTGATGAAAATGCACCGCCGGGCACAAAGCGCGCCCTCAATCTGCAAGTCGGCGACGTTTTGATTTTCGAAGAAATCGTCGGCCCCACCACCGGCAATCCGGCCGACGCCGATCCGCGTCATCGCCAAGCCGTGCGCTTGACGAAAGTTACGCGCACGGTCGACCCGCTTTATCACCCGTACCGCGAAGACTACGGCCAACCGCTGGTCGACATCGAATGGTGCTCGGAAGACGCGCTGACATTTCCGCTGTGCATCTCGGCGACCCTGCCGGCGCCCGATTGCGATTGCCGGGCGAATCTCAGCGTCGCTCGCGGCAACGTGATCCTGGTGGATAGCGGCTTCACGATCGGCGAATCCTTGGGCGAGGTGCCGGCGGCGTCGCGCACCGATCGCTGCGCCACCGCCTGTGAACCGCCGGACTCATTGAACACGCCGGCGAAGTTCCAACCGATCTTAGCGCAGCGACCGTTGACCTTCGCGCAACCGCTGCCGGATTGTGGTTGCGCCGTGACTTTCGGACGACAAGACCCGCGGTTGGCGTTGCCTCGCATCTGGCTCATCGGCACGCAACCGAGTGCGCAAGGCGCGGTTGTTACGTCATGGACCGCCAAGCAGGACTTGCTGAGCAGCGGCGGTACCGATCCGCACTTCGTGGTCGAAATGGACGACGACGGCTACGCGCATCTGCGTTTCGGCGACGGCAATCTCGGCGCGCGGCCCAACGCCGGTACGGCGTTTCAAGCGTCGTACCGACTCGGCAACGGTGCCGCGGGCAATGTCGGTGCCGATGCGATTCGCTGCATTGTCTTCCGGCAAATGACTGATGGCATCGGCAACTTACAACCGCGCAATCCGTTGCCAGCGCGCGGCGGCACGGTGCGCGAATCGGTTGAAGACGTAAAAATGTTTGCGCCGTTCGCGTTTCGCAACGTGCTCGAACGCGCCATTACCGCCGCCGACTATGCGGCGCTGGTCGCCGACAACGCCCGGCGCTTGAGCGAGCGCCCGGCGTTGCTCGCGGCGGCGAATGCGCTGCCGTTGACCACACTGGCACCGCATGACCAGCCCCACGATCCGCGCGCTGCCATCGAGGAAGAGCCGGGCGAAGCGGGTGGTCTCGATACCGACGCTTGTTTGATTCCGTTCCAACCACTGCAAGGGGCACGCGGCACGTTGCGTTGGAACGGCAGTTGGTATGAAGCGTTGGTAGCCGTCGATCCCGTCGGCCGCAGCGGCGGCGACGAGATCGACGATGAGCTGCTCAACGAAATAGACGGTTATCTCCAACCGTATCGGCGCATCGGTCACGACCTCGATGTTCGTCGCGCCGAGTATGTGCCGATCGATCTGGTGTTATCGGTATGCGTAAAACCGTCGTATCAGCGGGGCCACGTCGAATCGGCATTGCTCGATGTCTTTAGTAATCGTGTATTGGCCGACGGTCGTCTCGGATTTTTTCATCCGGACAGCCTGTCGTTCGGCGTAGACATTTACATCAGCCGCATCGTCGCCGCCGCCCAAGCAGTAGCGGGCGTACTCGAAGTGCACGTGAGCCAACTGGAACGATTCGATCCCGGCGAACCGGTGCCGGACATGAACGACGAGCTGCCGGCCGACGGCAAGCTCGCGCTCGGCCCGTTCGAGATTGCGCGTCTGGATAACGATCCAAGCTTTCCCGAGAACGGACGCTTGCTGTTGATGTTGCGAGGTGGACGATGA
- a CDS encoding GPW/gp25 family protein: MNIDFPFHFNNRGRTATTDDNDHIRDMIEQLLFTSPGERVNRPDFGSGLLQMVFAPNSVELASALQFTTQAALQRYLGDVIDLQQLDVRAEDATLSVTVKYVVRTTQQGRTETFVRSAP, encoded by the coding sequence ATGAACATCGACTTCCCGTTCCACTTCAACAACCGCGGCCGCACCGCGACCACGGACGACAACGATCACATCCGCGACATGATCGAGCAGTTGCTCTTCACCAGCCCCGGCGAACGCGTCAATCGTCCCGACTTCGGCAGCGGCCTGTTGCAGATGGTGTTCGCGCCCAACAGCGTTGAGCTGGCGTCGGCGTTGCAATTCACGACGCAAGCGGCGTTGCAGCGTTACCTGGGCGACGTGATCGATTTGCAACAGCTTGACGTGCGCGCCGAAGACGCGACGTTGAGCGTGACCGTGAAATATGTCGTGCGTACAACGCAGCAGGGTAGAACCGAAACGTTCGTACGGAGCGCGCCGTGA